Proteins encoded together in one Vigna angularis cultivar LongXiaoDou No.4 chromosome 5, ASM1680809v1, whole genome shotgun sequence window:
- the LOC108336702 gene encoding mediator of RNA polymerase II transcription subunit 15a: protein MDTNTNMKTQRWKLPEFRKRFMKQCLEGVVNQSDEPSTSGLVRQLERFELKLNGAADNEAEYCHWLSKKTKELFSQPPMNAESKPCLSNSNASGEVFPAQETGKSANTDWKEQVYQEIQKMNSAYFSKVYVSYLEMNKALQQLASFPQGSNTNLLEKLIKKMKQTECVLALFKLKKCQITTDTKKILDEAEKFVESNFSPKNVSSHHQGPSHSGISPLKIIETKPSQQAWETQNYYIRKDVSGENKPCLKEKQVKIMETKPSTQVLGTQNFHIWKDVSQQTKPQQAKIIETKSSAQVLGAQNFYIWKDVSQQTKPQQEKIIETNPPTQVLGTQNFQIWKDVSQQIKPQQEKIIETKTSTQVLGTQNSQQAKIIETNPLPQPLGTQNSCIWKDVSHQNKPCLKEQQLKIVEAKPSTQQLGPQNSSILNLVSQQNKPCLKEQQVEKQYRNFPQHVDQVSNMKGPDNAVQKQAQGSEKASEALRVSVNSLETSASPLTENCNKLKEFSDKSTLNFDEPSDEVKRILKVLAVISPEALSASVNEMRDAVYLNDVMATSEFLDEPREMVQQQNQPDLIAQTGKSEAFSQAGRKRSRSHSFNQLSDAEEPDWTSVAYKKKKPRILENSSLLEELKEINHRLVDSVIVVGENVSFLKAPGVAAEDSEGLVIEFLFNAVSFNMNVESHTFADKKSIIKPLRLFVPTNYPTSLPVIVDKELSEVSTECQKDLSTIAKSKLIRFLRCLDRTWSLEDIAMSWERCARETVLECAKTFGGETFSSIYGEWENYQTEVMS, encoded by the exons ATGGACACCAACACCAATATGAAAACTCAAAGATGGAAATTGCCAGAGTTTCGTAAACGTTTTATGAAACAATG CTTGGAAGGTGTAGTGAATCAAAGTGATGAACCTTCGACATCTGGGCTTGTTCGACAACTGGAAAGATTTGAGCTGAAACTGAATGGTGCTGCGGACAATGAG GCTGAGTACTGTCATTGGTTATCTAAAAAGACAAAGGAACTATTTTCACAACCACCAATGAATGCTGAATCCAAACCTTGTCTCTCAAACTCTAATGCCTCAGGGGAAGTCTTCCCTGCTCAAG AAACTGGAAAATCTGCAAATACGGATTGGAAGGAGCAGGTTTACCAAGAG ATTCAAAAGATGAATAGTGcctatttttcaaaagtttatgtCTCTTATCTAGAGATGAATAAGGCGCTTCAACAG CTTGCGTCTTTTCCTCAAGGATCAAATACAAATCTTTTGGAAAAActgataaagaaaatgaaacaaacagaaTGTGTTTTGGCACTCTTCAAATTGAAGAAATGCCAAATAACCACCGATACCAAGAAGATTCTAGATGAAGCAGAAAAGTTTGTAGAATCTAATTTTTCCCCAAAGAATGTTTCTTCCCATCATCAAGGTCCATCACATTCTGGTATTTCTCcattgaaaataattgaaacGAAACCATCACAACAAGCATGGGAAACACAGAACTACTATATAAGGAAGGATGTTTCTGGGGAAAACAAGCCCTGCTTAAAAGAGAAGCAAGTGAAAATAATGGAAACGAAACCATCAACTCAAGTATTGGGAACACAGAATTTTCATATATGGAAGGATGTTTCTCAGCAAACCAAGCCGCAGCAAGCGAAAATAATAGAAACGAAATCATCAGCTCAAGTATTGGGAGcacagaatttttatatatggAAGGATGTTTCTCAGCAAACCAAGCCGCAGcaagaaaaaataatagaaaccAATCCACCAACTCAAGTATTGGGAACACAGAATTTTCAAATATGGAAGGATGTTTCTCAGCAAATCAAGCCGCAGCaagagaaaataatagaaacGAAAACATCAACTCAAGTATTGGGCACACAGAATTCTCAGCAAGCGAAAATAATAGAAACGAATCCATTACCCCAACCATTGGGAACACAGAATTCCTGTATATGGAAGGATGTCTCTCATCAAAACAAGCCATGCTTAAAGGAGCAGCAATTAAAAATAGTAGAAGCGAAACCATCAACACAACAATTGGGACCACAGAACTCTAGTATATTGAACCTTGTTTCTCAGCAAAACAAGCCATGCTTAAAAGAGCAGCAAGTGGAAAAACAATATAGGAATTTCCCACAGCATGTAGATCAAGTGTCTAACATGAAAG GTCCTGACAATGCCGTACAGAAGCAAGCCCAAGGTTCAGAGAAAGCAAGTGAAGCATTGAGGGTCAGTGTAAACAGTCTGGAGACTTCAGCTTCACCCTTGACAGAAAACTGCAATAAGCTTAAAGAATTTTCTGATAAATCTACGCTGAATTTTGATGAGCCAAGTGATGAAGTGAAGCGCATTCTTAAAGTG TTAGCCGTCATATCACCTGAAGCATTGAGCGCATCAGTTAATGAAATGAGAGACGCAGTCTATTTGAATGATGTGATGGCAACTTCAGAGTTCTTAGATGAACCACGAGAGATGGTTCAACAACAAAACCAACCGGACCTCATTGCACAAACTGGGAAAAGTGAGGCATTTTCACAAGCTGGTAGGAAAAGGTCTCGAAGCCACAGTTTCAACCAGTTGTCTGATGCTGAGGAACCTGACTGGACTTCAGTcgcatataaaaaaaagaagccAAGAATTTTG GAAAATTCTTCTCTTTTAGAAGAATTAAAGGAGATCAACCATCGATTGGTAGACAGTGTGATTGTTGTTGGAGAAAATGTCAGCTTTCTTAAAGCGCCGGGAGTAGCGGCTGAGGATAGTGAAGGGTTGGTTATCGAATTCCTTTTCAATGCAGTATCGTTCAATATGAACGTAGAATCTCATACTTTTGCAGATAAAAAG TCAATAATCAAACCATTAAGGTTGTTCGTTCCTACAAATTATCCAACTTCTTTGCCTGTTATTGTAGACAAAGAGCTGTCAGAAGTCAG TACTGAATGCCAGAAAGACCTATCAACAATAGCAAAATCAAAGCTGATTCGCTTTCTGAGATGCTTGGATCGGACATGGTCACTTGAGGATATAGCAATGTCATGGGAACGTTGTGCCAGAGAAACAGTTCTTGAGTGTGCAAAAACCTTTGGAGGAGAAACTTTTAGCTCAATATATGGAGAGTGGGAAAATTATCAAACTGAAGTCATGTCTTGA